The DNA sequence CCCGGGTTGACGTCGTGCGGGAGCCCCTTGAACGTCGTCGACGAGATCTCCTTCGTCCCGATGATGTCCTCGGTGGTGATCTTGAAGATGTCGCCCTCGGCGAGCTCGTACGGCCCCGCCTCGAACTTGCCCAGGCGGATCTTCGGACCCTGCAGGTCGACCAGGACGGCGACCGGCTTCCCGGCGTCGGCGGCGGCCTTCCGCACGTTGGCGTAGACCCCCTCGTGCACCTCGTAGCTGCCGTGGCTCAGATTCATCCGGGCCACGTCAACGCCCGCGTCGATGATCGCGCGGATGTTGTCATAGCTGGAGGTCGCCGGACCCAGGGTCGCGACGATTTTCGCCCTTCTCATGCTTTCTTGCTGCTCCGTGATTCTCGCGCGCGAGGGCGCGTTATCGGTGGTGGAGGGGGTCAGACCAGGATGCCGCGGTCCGTCGGACGGACCGGCGACGGCAACTGGGTCTCCCCTTCAAGATACCGGTCGACGGCGGCGGCCGCTGCCCGGCCCTCCGCGATCGCCCACACGATGAGCGATTGACCCCGCCCGGCGTCGCCGGCGACGAACACGCCCGGCTGATCGGTGTGGTACTCGCCGTCGCGGCGCACGTTCCCGCGGTCGTCGAACGCGAGGCCCAGCTGACCGGCGAGGTCGGACTGCTCCGGGCCGGTGAACCCGAGCGCCAGCAGCACGAGGTCCGCCGGGATCTCGCGCTCGGTTCCGGCCTTCGGGACACGCCGGCCGTCGAGGTACTCGGTCTCGGCGACGCGCAGCGCGCGCACCTCCCCGTACTCGTTCGCGAGGAACTCGACGGTCGACGCGAGGTACTCGCGGTGACCGCCCTCCTCGTGGGCGCTCTGCACCTCGAAGAGCGTGGGCGTGGTCGGCCACGGCTGGTGCCCGGGACGCTCCGCGGGCGGCTGCTTGCCGATCGCGAGGTTGGTCACGCTCGCGGCGCCCTGACGGTGGGCCGTGCCGATGCAGTCAGCACCGGTGTCGCCGCCGCCCAGGACGATGACGTGCTTGCCGTCGGCGGTGATCTGGTCCGCGACCTGGTCGCCGGCACCAGCCTTGTTCTGCTGGACCAGGTACTCCATCGCGAAGTGCACGCCGGAGAGGTCGCGTCCCGGGATCGGCAGGTCACGCGGGACCATGGCACCGGTGGCGACGATCACGGCGTCGTACCGTGCGCGGAGGTCGTCCCAGCTGATGTCGACGCCGATGTTCACGCCCGCGCGGAAGCGGGTGCCCTCCGCCATCATCTGGTTGAGCCGGGCCTCCAGATGCTTCTTCTCCATCTTGAAGTCCGGGATGCCGTAGCGCAGCAGGCCCCCGATGCGGTCGTCGCGCTCGTAGACCGCGACGGTGTGGCCGGCGCGGGTGAGCTGCTGGGCAGCGGCCAGGCCCGCGGGACCCGACCCGACGACGGCGACCGTCTTGCCGGTGAGACGCTCCGGCGGGTGCGGCTGCACCCAGCCGTTCTGCCAGGCCTGGTCGATGATCGACACCTCGACCTGCTTGATCGTCACCGCCGGCTGGTTGATGCCGAGCACGCACGAGGACTCGCACGGCGCGGGGCAGAGCCGCCCGGTGAACTCCGGGAAGTTGTTCGTCGCGTGGAGGCGCTCGATCGCCTGACGGCCCTCGCCCCGCCACATGAGGTCGTTCCACTCCGGGATGAGGTTCCCGAGCGGGCAGCCCTGGTGGCAGAACGGGATGCCGCAGTCCATGCAGCGACCGGCCTGACGCCGCAGCTGCGCCGGGTCTCCGGCTTCGTAGACCTCTTTCCAGTCCATGATCCGGACGGAGACCGGGCGCCGCTTCGGCAGCTCCCGTTCGGTCACCTTCAGGAAGCCCTTCGGGTCAGCCATGGTTCTCTCCTTGTCGCGGGAAGTCCGGGGAACTCGAGCTCGTCATCCGCCCGTCACCTCCAGGATCCGGTTCCAGACGATGTCGCCGTCGGGGTCGAGACCCTCGTCGACGGCCTCCTGCCGCATCTGCAGCACGGCGGCGTAGTCGCGCGGCAGCACCTTCACGAACGCGGCGACCGTCCGGTCGAAGTCGGCGAGCATCCGTTCAGCGAGAGCCGACCCGGTCTCCGCGCGGTGCCGCTCGAGCAGGTCGCGGACGATCTCGATGTCGGCGCTGCCGAGCGGGAGGAGCTCGAGCTCGCCGCTCGCCAGGGCCTCGCGGTTGACGCGCTCGGTGGCGAGGTCGTACACGTACGCCGTGCCGCCGGACATCCCGGCGCCGAGGTTGCGACCGGTGCTGCCGAGGATGACGGCCAGGCCACCGGTCATGTACTCGAGCGCGTGGTCGCCCACGCCCTCCACCACCGCGGTCGCACCCGAGTTGCGGACCAGGAAGCGCTCCCCCACGATGCCGCGGATGAACATGCTGCCCTGGGTGGCGCCGTACCCGATCACGTTGCCGGCGATCACGTTGCGCTCGGCCGGGAACACGCTGTCGCGCGGCGGCCGGACGACGATCTCGCCGCCGGAGAGCCCCTTGCCGACGTAGTCGTTGCTGTCGCCCTCGAGGCGGAGCGTGATGCCCGCCGGGAGGAACGCGCCGAGCGACTGCCCGGCGGAGCCCGTCAGCGTGATGTCGATCGACCCCGCGGGAAGGCCGTTCTCGCCGTGCCGCAGCGTCACCTCGTGGCCGAGCATCGTGCCGACGGCACGCTCGGTGTTGCGGATCGGCAGCGAGAGCTCGACGCGCGAGCCGTCCGGGCCTCCGCGACCCTCGAGCACGGGACGGGCGGCGTCGATGAGCTGCCGGTCGAAGTGCTCATCGAGCCCGTGCTCCTGCGCGCGGCCGTTCTTGCGCGGCTCGTCGTCGCGGAAGCGCGGACCGCGCAGGATCGGCGAGAGGTCGAGGCCGGAGGCCTTCCAGTGATCGATCGCCGTGTCCACGTCGAGCAGCTCGGCGTGGCCGATCGCCTCGTCGAGGCTGCGGAATCCGAGCTCGGCGAGGTACTCGCGCACCTCCTCGGCGATGAACTCGAAGAAGTTCACGACGAACTCGGGCTTGCCGGAGAACCGTGCGCGCAGCTCGGGGTTCTGCGTGGCGACACCCACCGGGCACGTGTCGAGGTGGCAGACGCGCATCATGACGCAGCCGGAGACGACGAGAGGCGCGGTCGCGAAACCGAACTCCTCGGCCCCGAGCAGCGCGCCCACGATCACGTCGCGGCCGGTCTTCAGCTGGCCGTCGACCTGGACCACGACGCGCTCCCGCATGCCGTTCAGCATGAGGGTCTGCTGGGTCTCGGCCAGGCCGAGCTCCCACGGGGTGCCGGCGTGCTTCAACGAGTTGACCGGGGAGGCGCCCGTGCCGCCGTCATGGCCGGAGACGAGGATGACGTCGGCCAGCGCCTTCGCCGTCCCCGCGGCCACCGCGCCGATCCCGGACTCGCTCACGAGCTTCACGTGGACCCGGGCGCGGGGGTTCGCGCGCTTGAGGTCGAAGATGAGCTGCTTGAGGTCTTCGATCGAGTAGATGTCGTGGTGCGGAGGCGGCGAGATCAGGCCGACGCCCGCCGTCGCGTGACGGGTCCGGGCCACCCACGGGTAGACCTTCGTCGGCGGCAGCTGGCCGCCCTCGCCGGGCTTCGCGCCCTGCGCGAGCTTGATCTGGATGTCGTCGGCGTGGGTGAGGTACATCGAGGTGACGCCGAACCGGCCCGACGCGACCTGCTTGATCGCGCTGCGGCGTTCGGGGTCGAGGAGGCGGTCGAGGTCCTCGCCGCCCTCACCGGTGTTCGACTTGGCTCCGAGCCGGTTCATCGCGATGGCGAGCGTCTCGTGGGCCTCCTTCGAGATCGAGCCGTAGCTCATCGCACCGGTTGAGAAGCGCTTCACG is a window from the Leifsonia sp. AG29 genome containing:
- a CDS encoding glutamate synthase subunit beta, whose amino-acid sequence is MADPKGFLKVTERELPKRRPVSVRIMDWKEVYEAGDPAQLRRQAGRCMDCGIPFCHQGCPLGNLIPEWNDLMWRGEGRQAIERLHATNNFPEFTGRLCPAPCESSCVLGINQPAVTIKQVEVSIIDQAWQNGWVQPHPPERLTGKTVAVVGSGPAGLAAAQQLTRAGHTVAVYERDDRIGGLLRYGIPDFKMEKKHLEARLNQMMAEGTRFRAGVNIGVDISWDDLRARYDAVIVATGAMVPRDLPIPGRDLSGVHFAMEYLVQQNKAGAGDQVADQITADGKHVIVLGGGDTGADCIGTAHRQGAASVTNLAIGKQPPAERPGHQPWPTTPTLFEVQSAHEEGGHREYLASTVEFLANEYGEVRALRVAETEYLDGRRVPKAGTEREIPADLVLLALGFTGPEQSDLAGQLGLAFDDRGNVRRDGEYHTDQPGVFVAGDAGRGQSLIVWAIAEGRAAAAAVDRYLEGETQLPSPVRPTDRGILV